One segment of Alligator mississippiensis isolate rAllMis1 chromosome 13, rAllMis1, whole genome shotgun sequence DNA contains the following:
- the CLDN19 gene encoding claudin-19, whose amino-acid sequence MAGAGAGMQLLGYFLALCGWVGSLSCAALPQWKQSSYAGDAIITAVGLYEGLWMSCAAQSTGQVQCRLHDSLLSLDVHIQTSRALMVVAILLGFLGIIVSVAGMKCTKVGDENPVAKSRIAIAGGILFILSGLCTLTAVSWYATQVTREFFHPSTPVNARYEFGSALFVGWAAASVTMLGGSFLCCSCPAEERRGQQYYRQSQPSTAREPNVKMSSSPIRGEQCL is encoded by the exons atggccggggccggggcgggcatgcagctgctgggctacTTCTTGGCGCTGTGCGGCTGGGTGGGCAGCCTGAGCTGCGCGGCGCTGCCGCAGTGGAAGCAGAGCTCGTACGCGGGCGACGCCATCATCACGGCCGTGGGGCTGTACGAGGGGCTGTGGATGAGCTGCGCCGCGCAGAGCACGGGCCAGGTCCAGTGCCGCCTGCACGACTCGCTGCTCTCGCTCGACG TTCACATCCAGACATCCCGCGCACTCATGGTGGTAGCTATCCTCCTGGGCTTCTTGGGCATCATCGTCAGCGTGGCGGGAATGAAGTGCACAAAAGTCGGGGATGAAAACCCTGTTGCTAAAAGCCGGATTGCCATTGCAGGGGGCATCCTCTTCATCCTCTCAG GTCTGTGCACGTTAACAGCTGTTTCGTGGTATGCAACACAAGTGACCCGTGAATTCTTCCACCCGAGCACCCCAGTTAATGCCAG GTATGAATTTGGCTCCGCTTTGTTTGttggctgggcagctgccagcgTGACCATGCTGGGAGGCTCCTTCCTGTGCTGCTCGTGCCCTGCCGAGGAGAGGAGAGGACAGCAGTACTACAGGCAGTCGCAGCCCTCTACAGCTAGGGA ACCCAATGTAAAAATGTCTTCTTCACCCATCAGGGGAGAGCAGTGCTTATAG